In one window of Hemicordylus capensis ecotype Gifberg chromosome 10, rHemCap1.1.pri, whole genome shotgun sequence DNA:
- the LOC128335025 gene encoding F-actin-capping protein subunit alpha-2-like — MSKEDTPGDHPLSGPEKVQVVSRLLKQAPPGEFTEAFSDLRLLVDDDAVMGEEVASLCAVHDKDHFTPIRTQECEVLLTRHNELEENRFLDPQGQVSFKYDHLKRKAGEFQPHPEEDEKGELWRRAIQESLKAYVRNHYPEGVCSVFIKDTAIRKIFVACIESHRYRPSAFWNGLWKSEWTFALVPVATSTPVTGSITVQAHYFEDGNTHLTVARDVEETLLVTDEAQTAQDFVKLVEKAESAVQGGLMEEYQLMNGTYLKSFRRQLPITHTTLDWEKVATAKVLEARVIQ, encoded by the coding sequence ATGTCCAAGGAAGACACGCCTGGAGACCACCCCCTAAGCGGGCCAGAGAAGGTCCAGGTTGTGAGCCGGCTTCTGAAGCAGGCCCCCCCGGGAGAGTTCACCGAAGCCTTCAGCGACTTGCGCTTGCTGGTGGACGACGACGCCGTGATGGGCGAGGAAGTGGCCAGCCTGTGCGCCGTCCACGACAAGGACCATTTCACCCCCATCCGAACTCAAGAGTGCGAAGTGCTCCTGACCCGCCATAACGAGCTGGAGGAGAATCGCTTCTTGGACCCGCAGGGTCAGGTGTCCTTCAAGTACGACCACCTGAAGAGGAAGGCGGGCGAATTCCAGCCCCACCCCGAGGAGGACGAGAAAGGGGAGCTGTGGAGAAGGGCCATCCAGGAGTCCCTGAAGGCCTATGTCAGGAACCACTACCCCGAGGGCGTCTGCAGCGTCTTCATCAAGGACACGGCCATCCGGAAGATCTTTGTGGCCTGCATCGAGAGCCACCGGTACAGGCCCTCGGCCTTCTGGAACGGCTTGTGGAAGTCCGAATGGACTTTCGCCTTGGTCCCGGTTGCCACTTCCACCCCGGTGACTGGCTCCATCACGGTCCAAGCGCATTACTTTGAGGACGGCAACACTCACCTGACCGTTGCTCGGGACGTGGAGGAGACGCTGCTGGTTACGGATGAGGCCCAGACGGCTCAGGACTTTGTGAAGCTGGTGGAGAAGGCGGAGAGCGCCGTCCAGGGCGGGCTGATGGAAGAGTATCAGCTCATGAACGGCACCTACCTGAAGTCCTTTCGGAGGCAACTGCCCATCACCCACACCACCCTTGACTGGGAGAAGGTGGCGACGGCTAAGGTCTTGGAGGCGCGTGTGATCCAGTGA
- the ST8SIA2 gene encoding alpha-2,8-sialyltransferase 8B, protein MPPLPCRSWTLALLTLLVGILIFADISEIQLEIGNSGGRDAIRSAVNSLHSKSNRAEVAVNVSSAPAVADRNNESMKHRDRLAPSKWRHNETLSLKIRKQILKFLDAEKDISVLKGTLKPGDIIHYVFDRDSTMNVSHNLYALLPRTSPLKGKHFPTCAIVGNSGILLNSGCGEEIDAHSFVIRCNLAPIQEYTRDVGTKTDLVTMNPSVIQRAFEDLVNDTWREKLLQRLHSLNGSILWIPAFMAKGGKERVEWVNKLILQHHINVRTAYPSLRLLHAVRGYWLTNKVYIKRPTTGLLMYTLATRFCNRIYLYGFWPFPRDQDQNLVKYHYYDSLKYGYTSQASPHTMPLEFKALKTLHQQGALKLTVGGCDGAT, encoded by the exons ATGCCGCCGCTGCCCTGTCGGAGCTGGACGCTGGCGCTGCTGACCCTGCTCGTGGGCATCCTCATCTTCGCCGACATCTCGGAGATCCAGCTGGAGATCGG GAATTCTGGAGGCAGAGACGCGATCAGATCAGCGGTGAACAGCTTACATAGCAAATCTAATAG AGCTGAAGTGGCAGTAAACGTCTCCTCGGCTCCAGCTGTTGCCGACAGAAATAATGAGAGCATGAAGCACCGCGATCGGCTGGCCCCGTCCAAATGGAGGCACAATGAGACACTCTCTTTGAAGATCAG AAAGCAGATCTTGAAGTTTCTGGATGCTGAGAAGGACATCTCGGTGCTCAAAGGAACCCTCAAGCCCGGCGACATTATCCACTACGTCTTCGACAGAGACAGCACCATGAACGTTTCCCACAACCTCTACGCCCTCTTGCCCAGGACTTCGCCGCTCAAGGGGAAACACTTCCCGACCTGCGCCATCGTAGGTAACTCGGGCATCCTGCTGAACAGCGGCTGCGGAGAAGAGATCGATGCGCACAGCTTTGTGATCAG ATGCAATCTCGCCCCCATCCAAGAGTACACCCGGGACGTGGGGACCAAGACAGACCTGGTCACGATGAACCCTTCGGTCATCCAACGCGCCTTCGAGGACCTGGTGAATGACACCTGGCGGGAGAAACTCCTCCAGCGCCTGCACAGCCTCAACGGCAGCATCCTCTGGATCCCGGCATTCATGGCCAAAGGCGGCAAGGAGCGTGTGGAATGGGTCAACAAGCTCATTCTCCAGCATCACATCAACGTCCGCACCGCCTATCCCTCTCTGCGCCTGCTGCACGCCGTCCGAGG GTATTGGCTGACTAACAAAGTGTACATCAAGCGCCCCACCACCGGCCTCCTCATGTACACCTTGGCGACTCGGTTCTGCAACAGGATTTATCTCTACGGCTTCTGGCCGTTCCCGCGGGACCAAGACCAGAACCTCGTCAAGTACCACTACTACGACAGCCTGAAGTACGGCTACACCTCGCAAGCCAGCCCCCACACCATGCCCTTGGAGTTCAAAGCTCTGAAGACCCTGCACCAACAGGGGGCCTTGAAACTCACGGTGGGAGGGTGTGACGGCGCCACGTAG